In the genome of Pelmatolapia mariae isolate MD_Pm_ZW linkage group LG4, Pm_UMD_F_2, whole genome shotgun sequence, the window TTTCCTCTTTTTACGTGAACTTGAAAAGAGTTTAACAGGAACTTCTGCCAAATACCAAATGTAGACATGGGGTCTCTCAATAAAGGTTTACCCCTCGTTCATGATGTCAGGCCTGCTAAAACTAAGTAAAATCAGGGATTGACCTTAGCTGGCTACTACCATCTTCTGTGTACAGTCTATGATTGCTACACGCAATCTGCAAACAGCTCTGTTAAAACAGCTGTGTAAAGGCTTTTGTGGCTCTGTCAGGACATTGAAGGTTTATAAAGAGTATTAAATTACTGGATAAGCACTCAAACCACTAGCATGCTTTAATTTGACAGCCCACATCATGTAGCGCATGAGAGACCATAATACCAGTACCACGACTGAGTTAATACATACTGCTAAAAAATGCCATTGGTGCTTTGCAGAGAGTTGAGCTCTGTACTTTGGTCTTCAGTCTGTAAATAGCTGACACTCTTCACTTTGCCTACCCGCCTTTATCAGTCACTGCCATGTATATTGGTCTCTTCAACCAGTAAaaagtttgtttggttttgggtgctgttcatctgcagtcCATAATTTCACGAGTGTTCTAATAACAATGTTAATATGTTGTGGATTTAAAAATTTTAGAGCGCGATAGACTGTAGTTttcttattttcaaaataatccaCATCTCTTATATGCAAATGCTTAGATTTGCAAAAACATTAGAAGGGCCTCCCCTTCTTTACCTGTAAGACACCAGATAACAGCTTGTCTGAGATGTTCGgcatcctcgtcctcctctgTACTCATACAGGCACGGTTTGATAAAAGGGAAGCAAGATTTTTTTGGCTTTAATTCAAGGATTTTCATAAATCTGCAGTAACCTTTTAACAAAATCTAATTACCGTGTACCCATCTGCCAGAATGAAATgcactgtggtggtggtggggtgtaGTTTTGGCTCAGCAGGCAGCTCAGGGTTCTCAAGCAAACACGAAAATTGAATCTGTGTGTGAGTGGAGTGTTGGTCTCTCTGCTCTGGAGCTGATCCTTCCCCTGttccctttcttcttcatcAGGCCTGGCTGGAGCATCATTCCCGTTGTCTGGGTCTCTTCATTGACGGTAAATTTGTCTGTTCAGCAGACGGACGGAGGTGCTCCCTGGCTGATTCTAAAGGTGAGAGCAGCCCAAGTACACAGTTACACAGAAGTTAAAATTTTTCATAACAAGTCAGTGTTTCAGACTTTTTACAAACATCCTACCGATAATGATGGTCACAGTGTTTTGCCTGCCTGCTCTCCAGGAAGTATTGTATGCAGCACAGCATGCGCTGAAGAAGCCGATATTTCCCAGTGTGCCTCCTCTGCTGTTAATGGTTTCAAGTCCTGGAGCAGCCTGAGCTGCAACCAAAGGGCCAAAGTGCTCCTCAGGTCCAACAAACACACCTTCACACACCTCGATGCTTCGTTTTTGAGCCACCAGTTTAACATAAAGATGAATTTCCGTGTGGTCTGTCCTCTAACAGGTTGGTGAGTGTCCTCGGGCAGCACGGCCAGTGTCTCTCAGAGTTATGTGAGCTCTGTGAGGCCTCCTGCTCTACTGCTGCCCTGGTCAGGCTGCTGCAGTTCTACAGCAGCTGGGCGCAGCTCAGAGAGACACTCCTCACCGACTGGACACCTCTGGGTAAGTGAATTCAGCTATCTTTACAAAATGCTCTCAGTCTTtatattgtgttgttttgtaattttgcttattttttttatcttccaGGTGTGGTGGCAGTGGTGACCTCGAAAGACTGTTCTCTCTATTCTCTTCTACTCAAAGTCCTGCCAGCACTGGCTATGGGTAAAGCACACACACCGATGTTTGTAGCTGAACCCTAATCTGACTCCTAACATCAAATCTGAACACTCAGATATTCTGAACATTTCAAAATATGCTTAATACctgattttaaaagtgaaatactgaaatgtctcagtttaaacagtTGAGATGAAATATGAGTTTATAAGAGAatcatttgatttttatttacttttcctGCAgcgtcccaacttttttggaattggTTTTTGTGGTCCGTTGTTAGATCTTAATTACTATCAAATGTATCCAGATCTTTgatatggggaaaaaaacatcaaagcacTTCTCTCATCAACCACCAAAGAGCCCTGCAGCCTGTGGTTATATTCATCTATTCATACTTTAGTTGATTAATAAATTATATGGTTTATTAAATACCAGAAAATTCATCCAAAGGCTAAAGATATGTAGCTTAAGATTAGTCATGAGAGAGAAGCCAATTTTCACGTGTttgtaattcgttattatctTAATTATTTAGGTTTTATATCTTTATTTGTGGTGTAAGAGGAGCTGTGAGGTATAAATCAATACTTCTTCCTTCTAGGCAACTCTGTGGTGGTTGTCCCCGGTCAGAGCACGGCCCCTCCAGTACTACTGTTGGCTCagctttttacaggagcaggaCTTCCTGCTGGGGCTCTTAATGTGCTAACAGGAAGTGACATAACACTGGGTGTCAAAGTACCCCAGAACCACAGCATCAGTTACGTCAACTACAGCGGCAACAAGgaggtgtgtgggtgtgtgtgtgtgtgtgtgtgtgtttgtgtgccatgtttacatatctttgtggggaccaaaaattggaatgttactatacttgtggggaccaacagcccttATGGCAGGGGTAGGGaactcgagggccggtgtcctgcaggttttagatgtgtccttgatccaacacagctgatttaaatggctagattacctcctcaacatgttttgaagttctccagaggcctggtaatgaactaatcatttgattcaggtgtgttgacccagtgtgatatctaaaacctgcaggacaccggccctcgaggcctggagttccctacccctgccttatggggacaaaatgccTGTCCCctcgagtttgaaggcatttttgagactcttAATGTGGTTTTAGCATCAGGGTTACtgttaggttatggttaggcttaggcAAGGTTTGGATTAGGCATTGATTTTTGATGATTAGGgttagggaaagcattatgtcaattagatgtccccactaagatatgaaaacacgactctgtgtgtgtttttgtgagagTGAGTGAAATGGAGTTTCAAATGGTTGAGATCTGAGCTGTGTGTGCGGTTTCTAAGAAAATGTTTCCCTGCTCTTTGAGGACGGGGTGATGCTGTGTAAGGCCACAGCAGGGATGGGAGTTCCTGTGTCGGTGTCACCGTGCGTAGGCTCCACCTGTCCGTTCATCATCTTTGAGTCGGCAGATATTAACAGTGCCGTGGATGAGGTGATGGAGGCCGCCTTCAGGAAGAAGAAAGAGGTATGCTTATAGAGTGACGAGGTAACTCTTATTCCAGCGACACATCCCTGAGCCTGTCTGATGGGACTCTCCTCCCCTCTGCCCGCAGGTCTTCTGGGTGTTGTGTGTGCAGGAGAGTGTGGTGGACAGTGTTGTTGCCCATCTCAGGTTGCAAATGGCCAAGATGAAATGTGTGACCCTGCCCAGTGAGGCAGACAGGGAACGGGTGGATGCTGCCGTGCAGGAAGCTCAGCAGCTGGGAGCCACGGTTAGTAAGAAGACTTTGAGACATCAGGGTTTAAAAATGTTAATGCCAGGAAATGGTTTCAACGAACTTGAAGGTTCCCTTAGATTAGTTTGCTGATGGTGTGTACCACTTTGACTTCATTTTCCTCTGAGTTTACTGCTCATAACTAGCAGTTTTAAATAATCTCTTCTCAGTTGGTTCAGTCCTGTGCTGATCCCACGTCAGGTGCCCAGTATCCTTCCACTGTGCTCTGTGGGGTTGCCCCCTCCTCACCATGTGTGCTTAACCCCTGTCCTGGACCACTGCTGCCCCTCATGACCTTCAGAAGCAACACAGAAGCCGTGACTCTTGGTAAGAAGACCACCTTAATGTGAAAACGTCTCATATATAAGACACCAACGTGAATAaggtttcagggtttttttttaaggtttccaTTTGCATCATTATCAGAGACCTGGGCATGTGTTGAATAAGGCGCCAGAGTAACATTTTCTGCCCTGTGCAGGGAACCACAGTCCTCACGGTCAGGCAGCATCCATCTGGACTGAAGACCTCACCCTCGCTCTGGAGACAGCTAAGAGGTACATTTGTATTCTCTTCTTTCTGTCCTTCTGTTAATGTTCTGCTAACTGTGTATGTCTGGAACtcttttgtttcctctttctccttctcttcgtttatttgttaacttttctttttactttcatATCCAGTCATTTCTTCACAGCCACCTGTGCTCGGTGTAAAGCGAATACATTGACTTTCATGGTCGGCTTCACATCTCTTCACTGTCCATTTAGTACtaaaattcatatttatttccttttttaaaatttatatttcttCTTCGTGTCCTCCCAGTTTGTCAGTTGGCTCTGTGTGGGTGAATTCCCACTCCATCTCTGACCCCTGTCTGCCCGTCTCCGGTCACAAAGACAGCGGGACCTGCACCGATGGAGGACAGGAGGTTTGTTTCGATAGTTTGTTGTTTTGACAGGGCGACAGAGCCTGGATCAGTAACACTGCTTGCACATGCTGGTGTAGTTTAATGTTTGAATTCAGTTTCACCTGGGTGTCGTCTCACTGTTCTTAGTTTAGTGTTTTCTGTTAGGCTCATATACCCAAGCAGCACTAATAACCTCTGTCTTTAAATATGGGGTTCTTTTTGGTCTCTATCTTCGTAGACACCAGCTCCTGCAGTGCAAAACATCCCTACTAAACACGCCCACATAAATCACTCACTCGATAATTATATCCCCTCTTTATTCTGTCAGGGTCTGTACCAGTTTCTAcgcccctcctcttcctcccctcgTCTTCCTCGCTCCTCTCCCGTCTCCATGGACTACACACAGTTTGGAACAGAAGCATCCCCACCTATCATTCCTGATGAGTCGGACCCTGCCAGGTATGTTTGTGAAGCATTATAGCTGTGTAAATACCACATTTCTATTTTCTGGTAAATGTTGAAGGAAAAATGTGTTGCACAGCACTAATCACATCATTaaagacattttctttcttttttctagaGCCCCTCAGTCCCACCTGCAGTTTGTTGCTGGTAAAGCATGTAAATCAGTGTCTGGCTGCAGTGTGGCTGTGCAGTCACCAGGTGGTAGTGGTGGTGTGTTAGCCTACTGCCCAGACGGGAGCCGGAAGGACGTTCGTAATGCTGTGGAGGCTGCTATCAAAGTCCAGCCAGGGTGAGAGCGCAAACTACATGTACGTGTTCACAAACACGTACACGTCattcaaaaaaaccaaaaacacaactgATGTTTGTGTACTCGCACAACAGATCAGAACAGAGGTCTCAGAGTTGTTGAGAGTTTATGAAACTGCACAGATATTCCAATATGTAGTCACTATATTACTGGAAAAGCCATCAAGTAATGGTGTAGGTACAAATCATCCCTGTTAGCCAAACGCTTAGGGCTTAGCATTTCTGGATGGTTTCACAGGTTCTTTCAAGTCTTTTCTTAAAAGTGGAGAGGGAGTTCGCCTCCCAGACCCAAACTTGGACCTAGTTCCACAGGAGAAGGGCTGAAAGCTGATTCTACATTGAGAAACTgccagtctgagagcaaagtgctttGTTGCTATACTATGGTAATATGAGGATTTTAAGATGCATTGAGATGttattatttaagaccttgagAAGAaggatttaaaattaaattctgCATCTAAGAGAGAGCCACTAAagaaatgttaatatttttaactttgagTCAGACGAGGCTGTTCGACTAGTAGAGTCACAGAGTAGAAATCTGGAGTGTGAACTGAGCAGAGTAGATCCACTTTAATATtgtttgttacatttttacTCCATATACACAACATGTAGAAGGTGTCCTCTGAGCCTTCTTTGTAGAACATTTTGTTCTTAATCTGCTCTTATCAGTCGGGTTACTGTAGGGCTgggctgtgtgtgtttaccaTCAGTCAATGTACAACTTGACTATGGGAACAGATAAAAAGACAAAGTGCAGAGTCATGAACTCGACATAAACTGCTTACAGAGTTTTATTCCACTGAAATCTCACAAACACAAGCTGACTGTGAAGCAGGACATGTGGCCATTACTCATCGGCAGTCTTTAACAGTTTATAGATTTTATCCACAGTAATGAAGTATAACCTGACAAACACATAAATCCCAACAAACGGCatcaggtttttaaaaaaaatattattattggtGTATTTCTTTGAATGCCTTTGTCTCTTGTAGCTGGATGAAAAAGAGCCCGTCTGCACGTGCCCAGTCACTCTACTCTCTGGCCAAGGGCCTTGAGGCAAAGAGGCGGGACATAGCTGCAGCAATCAACACCCAGACCGGCCTGTCAATGGATGAGGCTGAGAAGGAGGTGGAGCTCAGCATTACCAGGCTCAGCGTTTGGGCCGCTTACTGTGACAAAGTCCAGGGAGGATCACTGGTGAGGCCTTTCATGTTACACAAAGCTGCTAAAGATGCCGAAACATAATAGAAAAGTATTAGCTGAGGCCGTCTGATCTCTCGTTGTTTCCCTCTCCTTCAGCCCATGCCAAACTCTGGCTCCGCTCTCTCCATCCCTGAGGCCCTGGGAGTCATGGGGGTCGTCCTACCTGACAAAAATCCCCTCCTCTCCATGGTAACCGTGCTTGGGGCAACTATTGCCACAGGCAATGCTGTTATTATGGTCCCCAGTCAAAAGTATCCACTGCCTGCCTTGGCATTCATTAAGGTAAGTGTATAAATGTGCTGTGTGGCAAGTGGCAGGGAACATTTAGAAAGAAGTTGCATGTTTCAGTTGGAACACAAAGTCAAACACGCAGAAGTCGGTGGAACAAAAGTAACATGAACTGAAGTAATAGGTTTTTGTTATTCAGAGGCAGCTGACCTGAATATCGTCTTAACTTAGGGGTCAAACTAGTGATTGTACAAGTGAATAGAAATGTCTACACAACCATTTAACTTGCCCAGGTTTGTATGAAATGTCAGTACACTCTGTGGGTCAGAAGGAGAGCTGCTGTCTGAGTCATTCTAGAGGAAAGGCTCGCCACCCTGCAGCCATTTTAAACATGTGCGGGCACTTATGTGAGCACGTCGATTAACTTTAAATTCAGTCGTCAGCATGACATAATCATGCACGTGTAGAAACGCCAGTCAGATGTGATAAGAAGCGCCTttaagcaaaaataataataaaggcttgctttttttccattttatttccACCACCACGTTTGCTGGTGTTTCTCGTGTACTGCAGCAGATTGCTTACATtgcgtcaggccaggactctgcactCTGTTTACACCCGCAGGAGGTGCACATCCTGGGCAGGGAGCACAGAGTCAAAGAGACcaattacatgaaaagagaacaACTGTCTCTCAGTATGTCACTCTGTGCTGTGATTACAGCCGTTCCCCAACTCTGTGAACAGTCCTCGTagccattgatcaatggtcacgACAACGAGCATACTAACAATCATGAAGCTGAGCTTGTGGCTCAGCTAATATGTGATTCTA includes:
- the aldh16a1 gene encoding aldehyde dehydrogenase family 16 member A1, encoding MAVSSTKTVYEIFQSMEYGPAATSSTATAQAWLEHHSRCLGLFIDGKFVCSADGRRCSLADSKGSIVCSTACAEEADISQCASSAVNGFKSWSSLSCNQRAKVLLRLVSVLGQHGQCLSELCELCEASCSTAALVRLLQFYSSWAQLRETLLTDWTPLGVVAVVTSKDCSLYSLLLKVLPALAMGNSVVVVPGQSTAPPVLLLAQLFTGAGLPAGALNVLTGSDITLGVKVPQNHSISYVNYSGNKEDGVMLCKATAGMGVPVSVSPCVGSTCPFIIFESADINSAVDEVMEAAFRKKKEVFWVLCVQESVVDSVVAHLRLQMAKMKCVTLPSEADRERVDAAVQEAQQLGATLVQSCADPTSGAQYPSTVLCGVAPSSPCVLNPCPGPLLPLMTFRSNTEAVTLGNHSPHGQAASIWTEDLTLALETAKSLSVGSVWVNSHSISDPCLPVSGHKDSGTCTDGGQEGLYQFLRPSSSSPRLPRSSPVSMDYTQFGTEASPPIIPDESDPARAPQSHLQFVAGKACKSVSGCSVAVQSPGGSGGVLAYCPDGSRKDVRNAVEAAIKVQPGWMKKSPSARAQSLYSLAKGLEAKRRDIAAAINTQTGLSMDEAEKEVELSITRLSVWAAYCDKVQGGSLPMPNSGSALSIPEALGVMGVVLPDKNPLLSMVTVLGATIATGNAVIMVPSQKYPLPALAFIKVLQSSDLPAGLVNVITGSRDQLTVALANHSVIKAIWYWGSAEGCQYLQYTCTSPLKTLRLCKDQEGKDGELDWTQCHPSFLEEMWRSAVQWKSVWIPTA